The genomic segment CCAGGGAAACATCCATTAGATCTACACTTCAACAAAAAAGTCTTCTGATTGTGTAAAGCAGCAAGTTTGATGGTAATTCTAGTCCAATCCTTCAGAATTCTGACTGTAGATTGCCCATAATCGTTTCGGATGtcatcgaaaaaacccatatttttctacaagaataagaaaaaagaagtacttgtgactcgtttggaacaaatatataactgttttggatgggttggagtcaataatagggctattggttaactatttttttaatctcgagctttcaattgtgtttacaattattatcaagagctaaaaaagacaaaatacttacaaggttgaactaaaaagaaaaaacaatttttgttaacttaccaaataaaaattagtttggtaagtaaaaaatcactgcttacatgttcaaaatattttatataaaaatgttttgatctaacaaatgtttctccgaaaatttctataattttgaaaacatttttttaatataaaaataattgaatttataaataagttcaaatagcaaccaattacaaatagcctcaatgtcataaatgccaacataaaatttttatttttgacaattatattgccaaaagtaaaacttcgtttaaacattcttttttgtttagtaacaaaaagaagaagatttattcacccttgacagatgtctgaaagaatgtgatagatatatggagaattgaatatgacattttacaatttttatatataaatcataaagaaagaatataattatatattttacttaaattttgaatctcagatcttttgtttaaactcttatcatttttgctaatacaaaccatttccaaaaaagtccttttaaatttattactttcactacataaaattttaatgttatcaaaatccataatatggtctttattgattacatgttctgccaaagcacaagatggttttttaattctgcaatcacttttgtgagaaataatgcgatttgaaagatttcttccggtctcaccaacatattcagcctcacactgagtacaactaatgctgtatactaaattcgttttttcaaatttgtctataggatatttagttttagaatataaagatgaaatagttttgatgttctttgttgctatttttatattgtcaataacctttagtgtttgtattaatttaggtgttaatgatggtataaaaggtagtgaatgataatagatgttatgattgttagatacaatgttttgagattgagcaaaaaatggtgttaaattatttatattaccaatattagaaaaaagcatcctatgtagcatatctggaggataagagttttcaattagaatattttttaataactgaagatcttcctgtagataatctggatgagaaagttttaaaacacgttcttttaatcctgttataaggttcattttcatcttatttggatggtgagagtaatagcttataaatctattactacatatgggttttctgaaccatttggttttcaacatattgtctgtatttcttacaattctcatgtcaaggaatggtagagaattatctacctcttcctcaactgtgaattgtatatgctgattatgactgttgaaaatgttgactgtttcatgaattttgtgtttaggaagtgccaaaactaaatcatctacatatctcttaataaaaggaatgaaaaaagtgcaattactgatacaatcactgataacatcatccatgacatagctacttagaatgggtgaaagactagatcccataggactaccaaaaatttttttataaaatacaccattaaatataaaaatattagaatcaaaaacaaagttgataagtgttttgaaatgtaataagtcaatattagtgtgttgtgaaatctcattccaatgtttttcaacactacttatgattaaatctaaaggcaaattagtaaaaagagatgttacatcaaaactaactaaaacataattttgtggtaattggaaattattaatgaaagaactaaaatcaaatgaatctttaatgtaaaaattgttgtttaaattataagcattagttaagatgtcagtgaggagctgtgctattggtccattaggagggcataaagatgaaacaattggtctcatagataaagttggtttatgtatttttggcagagcatagaaccgtggagcaatagaattataaattttgagctcttttgcttttttattatcaataaatttctttatgtttaatttagatactagacaatttgctttttgttgcaaagtacaaacaggactccttctaagtgtagtgtaatacttagtatcatttaagagttctccagttttttttagataatcctctttgtacattacaacagttacgttacctttatcgcttttaacaatataaatttcaggatggtttttaagaaaaagtttagtttgcatatagtatttatttaaaaaatgatctttgacttctttatgcaaaaagtttgtaataacgtttgtacatttagatctaacaacatccttttgactatcattaagtggtctgattattgattcaatatcagaaagtaaattaggaactctaatatcagatttggaaggacataaagaaaatttaggtcctaatgctaaaaattttttaatttcaaaaggaaaatgaatagatgttagatttttaaaccatttttcttgaaattttatcttatcaaaagcttctatttttaatttattgaacttattaatttgtatttttttgattttatgaaattctgtgttgtatttaattctttgtctacgattaaattcattaaatgtgtggaaatttaagatattgtaggccttggtacgtaactcatgtaattttctttcaaaaaagtttatatcagcaaaagcgattttaatttctaaattaataatatttcttccaaaCCTGTCACATAATTTCCAAGCATCATGGTGAATATTCCCAGTCCGATGATGTAAAAGGGAATTTACATTAACTAGGCCATTTGTAACATGTCCAGGGAAACATCCATTAGATCTACACTTCAACAAAAAAGTCTTCTGATTGTGTAAAGCAGCAAGTTTGATGGTAATTCTAGTCCAATCCTTCAGAATTCTGACTGTAGATTGCCCATAATCGTTTCGGATGtcatcgaaaaaacccatatttttctacaagaataagaaaaaagaagtacttgtgactcgtttggaacaaatatataactgttttggatgggttggagtcaataatagggctattggttaactatttttttaatctcgagctttcaattgtgtttacaattattatcaagagctaaaaaagacaaaatacttacaaggttgaactaaaaagaaaaaacaatttttgttaacttaccaaataaaaattagtttggtaagtaaaaaatcactgcttacatgttcaaaatattttatataaaaatgttttgatctaacaaatgtttctccgaaaatttctataattttgaaaacatttttttaatataaaaataattgaatttataaataagttcaaatagcaaccaattacaaatagcctcaatgtcataaatgccaacataaaatttttatttttgacaattatattgccaaaagtaaaacttcgtttaaacattcttttttgtttagtaacaaaaagaagaagatttattcacccttgacagatgtctgaaagaatgtgatagatatatggagaattgaatatgacattttacaatttttatatataaatcataaagaaagaatataattatatattttacttaaattttgaatctcagatcttttgtttaaactcttatcatttttgctaatacaaaccatttccaaaaaagtccttttaaatttattactttcactacataaaattttaatgttatcaaaatccataatatggtctttatcgattacatgttctgccaaagcacaagatggttttttaattctgcaatcacttttgtgagaaataatgcgatttgaaagatttcttccggtctcaccaacatattcagcctcacactgagtacaactaatgctgtatactaaattcgttttttcaaatttgtctataggatatttagttttagaatataaagatgaaatagttttgatgttctttgttgctatttttatattgtcaataacctttagtgtttgtattaatttaggtgttaatgatggtataaaaggtagtgaatgataatagatgttatgattgttagatacaatgttttgagattgagcaaaaaatggtgttaaattatttatattaccaatattagaaaaaagcatcctatgtagcatatctggaggataagagttttcaattagaatattttttaataactgaagatcttcctgtagataatctggatgagaaagttttaaaacacgttcttttaatcctgttataaggttcattttcatcttatttggatggtgagagtaatagcttataaatctattactacatatgggttttctgaaccatttggttttcaacatattgtctgtatttcttacaattctcatgtcaaggaatggtagagaattatctacctcttcctcaactgtgaattgtatatgctgattatgactgttgaaaatgttgactgtttcatgaattttgtgtttaggaagtgccaaaactaaatcatctacatatctcttaataaaaggaatgaaaaaagtgcaattactgatacaatcactgataacatcatccatgacatagctacttagaatgggtgaaagactagatcccataggactaccaaaaatttgtttataaaatacaccattaaatataaaaatattagaatcaaaaacaaagttgataagtgttttgaaatgtaataagtcaatattagtgtgttgtgaaatctcattccaatgtttttcaacactacttatgattaaatctaaaggcaaattagtaaaaagagatgttacatcaaaactaactaaaacataattttgtggtaattggaaattattaatgaaagaactaaaatcaaatgaatctttaatgtaaaaattgttgtttaaattataagcattagttaagatgtcagtgaggagctgtgctattggtccattaggagggcataaagatgaaacaattggtctcatagataaagttggtttatgtatttttggcagagcatagaaccgtggagcaatagaattataaattttgagctcttttgcttttttattatcaataaatttctttatgtttaatttagatactagacaatttgctttttgttgcaaagtacaaacaggactccttctaagtgtagtgtaatacttagtatcatttaagagttctccagttttttttagataatcctctttgtacattacaacagttacgttacctttatcgcttttaacaatataaatttcaggatggtttttaagaaaaagtttagtttgcatatagtatttatttaaaaaatgatctttgacttctttatgcaaaaagtttgtaataacgtttgtacatttagatctaacaacatccttttgactatcattaagtggtctgattattgattcaatatcagaaagtaaattaggaactctaatatcagatttggaaggacataaagaaaatttaggtcctaatgctaaaaattttttaatttcaaaaggaaaatgaatagatgttagatttttaaaccatttttcttgaaattttatcttatcaaaagcttctatttttaatttattgaacttattaatttgtatttttttgattttatgaaattctgtgttgtatttaattctttgtctacgattaaattcattaaatgtgtggaaatttaagatattgtaggccttggtacgtaactcatgtaattttctttcaaaaaagtttatatcagcaaaagcgattttaatttctaaattaataatatttcttccaaaCCTGTCACATAATTTCCAAGCATCATGGTGAATATTCCCAGTCCGATGATGTAAAAGGGAATTTACATTAACTAGGCCATTTGTAACATGTCCAGGGAAACATCCATTAGATCTACACTTCAACAAAAAAGTCTTCTGATTGTGTAAAGCAGTTAGATCTAATGGATGTTTCCCTGGACATGTTACAAATGGCCTAGTTAATGTAAATTCCCTTTTACATCATCGGACTGGGAATATTCACCATGATGCTTGGAAATTATGTGACAGGtttggaagaaatattattaatttagaaattaaaatcgcttttgctgatataaacttttttgaaagaaaattacatgagttacgtaccaaggcctacaatatcttaaatttccacacatttaatgaatttaatcgtagacaaagaattaaatacaacacagaatttcataaaatcaaaaaaatacaaattaataagttcaataaattaaaaatagaagcttttgataagataaaatttcaagaaaaatggtttaaaaatctaacatctattcattttccttttgaaattaaaaaatttttagcattaggacctaaattttctttatgtccttccaaatctgatattagagttcctaatttactttctgatattgaatcaataatcagaccacttaatgatagtcaaaaggatgttgttagatctaaatgtacaaacgttattacaaactttttgcataaagaagtcaaagatcattttttaaataaatactatatgcaaactaaactttttcttaaaaaccatcctgaaatttatattgttaaaagcgataaaggtaacgtaactgttgtaatgtacaaagaggattatctaaaa from the Diabrotica undecimpunctata isolate CICGRU chromosome 1, icDiaUnde3, whole genome shotgun sequence genome contains:
- the LOC140451241 gene encoding uncharacterized protein: MGFFDDIRNDYGQSTVRILKDWTRITIKLAALHNQKTFLLKCRSNGCFPGHVTNGLVNVNSLLHHRTGNIHHDAWKLCDRFGRNIINLEIKIAFADINFFERKLHELRTKAYNILNFHTFNEFNRRQRIKYNTEFHKIKKIQINKFNKLKIEAFDKIKFQEKWFKNLTSIHFPFEIKKFLALGPKFSLCPSKSDIRVPNLLSDIESIIRPLNDSQKDVVRSKCTNVITNFLHKEVKDHFLNKYYMQTKLFLKNHPEIYIVKSDKGNVTVVMYKEDYLKKTGELLNDTKYYTTLRRSPVCTLQQKANCLVSKLNIKKFIDNKKAKELKIYNSIAPRFYALPKIHKPTLSMRPIVSSLCPPNGPIAQLLTDILTNAYNLNNNFYIKDSFDFSSFINNFQLPQNYVLVSFDVTSLFTNLPLDLIISSVEKHWNEISQHTNIDLLHFKTLINFVFDSNIFIFNGVFYKKIFGSPMGSSLSPILSSYVMDDVISDCISNCTFFIPFIKRYVDDLVLALPKHKIHETVNIFNSHNQHIQFTVEEEVDNSLPFLDMRIVRNTDNMLKTKWFRKPICSNRFISYYSHHPNKMKMNLITGLKERVLKLSHPDYLQEDLQLLKNILIENSYPPDMLHRMLFSNIGNINNLTPFFAQSQNIVSNNHNIYYHSLPFIPSLTPKLIQTLKVIDNIKIATKNIKTISSLYSKTKYPIDKFEKTNLVYSISCTQCEAEYVGETGRNLSNRIISHKSDCRIKKPSCALAEHVINKDHIMDFDNIKILCSESNKFKRTFLEMVCISKNDKSLNKRSEIQNLSKIYNYILSL